A segment of the Cohnella algarum genome:
GTATACTTTCCTGTTCATATTTTTCGCCATTAGTCTAATAATTTCTTTCGTCGAAACAAGTTCCTCATTTTGCGGAAAATAGACGCCGTTTAGTTCTTTATCGATAGTTAATCTTAGGAACTCACATAAATTGTGTATATAAATTACGCTTCGTTGATTCTCAATATTAGGAAATATCGGGGAAAGGGCGGCGATTTTTTTTAGCTTTGGAAAATTCCCTTTGCAGTTGGGACCATAAACCATTGGAGTTCTAACAATAACAGTCTGAAACCCTTCAACACTTAATCTTTGAATATACAAATCAGCATCAAGTTTACTTCTTCCATAAAAATCTACCGGGTTGGGAACTGTATTGGCATCAATACAGTAAGACTCTCCTATTCGGCTATCAGCACCGTAAATAATCATGCTGCTCATAAAAATAAATTGAGGTACATTTTCACTTTTCGCCTTTTGAGCAACCTCAATTGCCAAATCGCGATTAACCCGATAATAAAGGCTCTCTAAATCCGAAGAAGTTGAGACATGTGCTATTCCTGCAACATGCAGTACTACATCATATTTTGAAAAGCTCTTTTTTTTCCATTCGTCACCTCTAACGGATAATTCATCAACCTCATAACTATCCGGCCACTGATCTAACCAACTTTTAAAATTCGTTCCGATGTAACTTCCTTTTCCTGTGATCAAAACTTTTTTGTGCTTCATTGGTTTATTGAACTCCTTTTAATATCGGGAGCTTTTTCCGTATGATGAGCCATTCCTTCTTTTACTCCGTCTGATTTAATTACGCTTGTTATAGTAAGAAGAAATATTTTTATATCAAATGCCAAAGATATCTTGGCAGCATATTCCCCATCCAACTTCGCCTTTACTTCAATGGGAAGTTCATCGCGCCCATTGATTTGAGCCCAACCTGTTAATCCAGGTTTAATATCATTTGCCCCGACTTCATCTCTCGCTTGTATCAGATCGTACTGATTCCACAAGGCTGGTCGAGGG
Coding sequences within it:
- a CDS encoding NAD-dependent epimerase/dehydratase family protein; its protein translation is MKHKKVLITGKGSYIGTNFKSWLDQWPDSYEVDELSVRGDEWKKKSFSKYDVVLHVAGIAHVSTSSDLESLYYRVNRDLAIEVAQKAKSENVPQFIFMSSMIIYGADSRIGESYCIDANTVPNPVDFYGRSKLDADLYIQRLSVEGFQTVIVRTPMVYGPNCKGNFPKLKKIAALSPIFPNIENQRSVIYIHNLCEFLRLTIDKELNGVYFPQNEELVSTKEIIRLMAKNMNRKVYFIRWFNPILKILSNTIPFVNKVFGSKIYHKSILPNFKYCVTDFETSIKNSCN